One window of Mucilaginibacter inviolabilis genomic DNA carries:
- a CDS encoding endonuclease MutS2, whose product MLYPKNSVDKLGFTEVKELIKAHCLSEMGQQMVDKIQVMSNYDLIYKFLNQANEFKNILVNDAALPIHHFFDIKTLANKARIEGVFLSEEEFYQVQTSLQTVFAVIAYFSEREGLYPNLEALFEHLPIEKAILKKIDAVIDAKGKIRPNASRELNEITLGIAKAEQEARKKIDQIFKAASGSGWTADGSLTVRDGRLCIPLLAENKRKLKGFIHDESASGQTVYMEPEEVFTLNNRVRDLEFERRREIVKILTALTDELRPYTPLLLSYHGLLTKLDFVRAKALFAIDIEAEMPQVVNEARLKLYNARHPLLFLNFKAEQKTVVPLNVHIDEGTRIIVVSGPNAGGKSVCMKTVGLLQMMVQAGLLIPAAEASVVGVFKQMFVDIGDDQSIESDLSTYSAHLSKMKTFVEDANGKTLILIDEFGTGTDPQFGGPIAEAVLESLNQKKVRGMVTTHYSNLKIFASNTEGIENASMLFNNVEMKPLYQLEIGKPGSSYAFEIAQKIGLPANVLNLAKNKISEGQKKVDTLLVDLEREKREIFETKQKLDKQQRRVNELQTENEKLKSYLDENKKVLIKEAKDQAKNIILNANKLVENTISEIKSSNADKEVTRALRENLNTELKKNTVKVEPVKPSPAAIDEELKPGDWVKLTDSETTGQVIELIKDNVVIAIGDLRTVAKKKRVIKVSKSSVPKDIRRNFSSHTNDLASFSPEIDVRGMRTEDALHAIEKLFDRALMMGFNNLKIIHGKGDGILRKMIRQYLKKYDQVDRLEDEHADRGGDGITYAYLK is encoded by the coding sequence ATGCTTTACCCAAAAAATAGTGTTGATAAGCTGGGGTTTACCGAGGTAAAAGAATTAATAAAAGCGCATTGCCTGAGCGAAATGGGTCAACAAATGGTTGACAAGATACAGGTGATGAGTAATTACGATCTGATATACAAGTTCCTGAACCAGGCCAATGAGTTTAAGAATATCCTGGTTAATGATGCAGCCTTACCCATTCATCACTTTTTCGATATAAAAACCTTAGCCAATAAAGCCCGTATTGAGGGTGTATTTTTGTCGGAGGAAGAGTTTTACCAGGTGCAAACCTCACTGCAAACGGTGTTTGCTGTGATCGCTTACTTCAGCGAGCGGGAAGGGTTGTATCCGAACCTCGAGGCTCTATTTGAGCACCTGCCTATTGAAAAGGCGATCTTGAAAAAGATAGATGCTGTTATTGATGCCAAAGGCAAGATACGGCCAAATGCCTCGCGCGAGCTGAATGAAATTACCTTAGGCATTGCCAAGGCCGAGCAAGAGGCCCGTAAAAAGATCGACCAGATATTTAAAGCCGCATCCGGCAGTGGCTGGACGGCCGATGGCTCGCTAACTGTACGAGATGGGCGTTTGTGTATACCACTGCTGGCCGAAAATAAACGCAAGCTCAAAGGTTTTATTCATGATGAATCCGCATCGGGCCAAACGGTATATATGGAACCCGAGGAAGTATTTACGCTGAACAACCGCGTGCGCGACCTGGAGTTTGAACGCCGCCGGGAGATAGTTAAAATATTAACTGCCTTAACCGATGAACTGCGACCCTATACGCCGCTTTTACTATCTTATCATGGCTTGTTAACCAAGCTCGATTTTGTGCGTGCCAAGGCTTTATTCGCTATTGATATAGAGGCCGAAATGCCGCAGGTAGTTAACGAAGCCCGTTTAAAACTATACAATGCCCGCCACCCACTGTTGTTCCTAAATTTTAAGGCAGAGCAAAAAACAGTGGTGCCTCTTAATGTGCATATTGATGAGGGTACCCGTATTATTGTGGTTTCGGGGCCGAATGCGGGCGGTAAGTCGGTTTGTATGAAAACTGTTGGTTTGCTGCAAATGATGGTGCAGGCCGGTTTGCTGATCCCTGCTGCCGAAGCCAGCGTGGTTGGTGTATTTAAACAAATGTTTGTGGATATTGGTGATGACCAGTCTATCGAGAGTGATTTGAGTACTTATAGCGCCCACTTAAGCAAAATGAAAACTTTTGTGGAGGATGCCAACGGCAAAACGCTGATTCTGATTGATGAGTTTGGTACCGGAACCGATCCGCAGTTTGGCGGCCCCATTGCCGAGGCTGTGCTGGAATCCCTGAATCAGAAAAAGGTGCGGGGGATGGTCACTACGCACTACTCCAACCTCAAAATATTCGCCAGCAATACAGAGGGTATCGAAAATGCATCGATGCTGTTTAATAACGTAGAGATGAAACCGCTTTACCAGTTGGAAATTGGTAAGCCCGGCAGCTCCTACGCTTTTGAGATAGCCCAAAAAATAGGTTTGCCTGCCAATGTGCTCAACCTCGCCAAAAACAAGATAAGCGAAGGTCAGAAAAAGGTAGATACTTTACTGGTTGACCTGGAACGTGAGAAGCGCGAGATATTTGAAACCAAGCAAAAGCTGGATAAACAGCAACGCCGGGTTAACGAGCTGCAAACCGAAAACGAAAAGCTGAAAAGCTACCTGGACGAGAACAAAAAAGTGCTGATCAAAGAGGCTAAGGATCAGGCCAAAAATATTATCCTGAATGCCAATAAACTGGTTGAGAATACCATATCCGAAATAAAGAGCAGCAACGCCGATAAGGAAGTAACCCGTGCCCTGCGCGAAAACCTGAACACGGAGCTTAAAAAGAATACTGTTAAAGTTGAACCGGTAAAACCAAGCCCAGCTGCTATAGATGAAGAGTTAAAACCAGGCGATTGGGTAAAGCTAACCGATTCGGAAACTACGGGGCAGGTGATTGAGCTAATCAAGGATAACGTGGTAATTGCCATTGGCGACTTGCGTACCGTTGCCAAAAAGAAACGGGTGATCAAGGTTTCCAAATCATCGGTGCCGAAGGATATCCGCAGAAACTTTAGCTCGCATACCAATGATTTGGCCAGTTTTAGTCCGGAGATAGACGTACGTGGCATGCGTACGGAAGATGCCTTGCATGCTATTGAAAAATTGTTTGACCGTGCGCTGATGATGGGTTTTAATAACCTCAAGATCATTCATGGCAAAGGCGATGGTATCCTGCGTAAAATGATCAGGCAATACCTCAAAAAGTACGACCAGGTTGACCGCTTGGAAGATGAACACGCTGACCGCGGCGGGGATGGTATAACATATGCATATTTAAAGTAA
- a CDS encoding DUF4296 domain-containing protein — MHKYLTLFFSVSLLLCACKNDKVPAGLIKPDAMAGLLTEIHIIDGRLYTGLQTPDSLYKYGMGNYLAAFERFHTDSGTFKKSLNYYAKYPDKLTDIYDKVDERIKALSDSVNKISAQKRKDDLKADSIKMAHKADSIKKAAQKPVKAESKADSLKKLKQKHPDALPKK; from the coding sequence ATGCATAAATATTTAACCTTGTTTTTTTCAGTATCACTACTTTTATGTGCCTGTAAAAACGATAAAGTCCCTGCCGGGCTTATAAAACCCGATGCCATGGCTGGTTTATTGACCGAAATTCACATCATCGACGGGCGGTTATATACCGGTTTGCAAACACCCGATAGCTTGTATAAATATGGCATGGGTAATTACCTGGCCGCTTTTGAACGGTTCCATACCGATTCGGGCACGTTTAAAAAAAGTCTGAATTATTATGCCAAATATCCCGACAAGCTTACGGATATATATGATAAGGTTGATGAGCGGATTAAAGCCCTGTCTGATTCGGTTAACAAGATATCGGCTCAAAAACGCAAGGACGATTTAAAAGCTGATTCCATCAAAATGGCCCATAAGGCCGATTCTATTAAAAAAGCCGCGCAAAAGCCTGTAAAGGCCGAAAGCAAAGCCGATTCTTTAAAAAAGTTAAAACAAAAACATCCTGATGCTTTACCCAAAAAATAG
- a CDS encoding YggS family pyridoxal phosphate-dependent enzyme gives MSIADNIKSLKKETGPGVTLLAVSKTKPAADLQEAYDAGQRLFGENTVQEMVEKYEQLPKDIQWHLIGHLQTNKVKYIAPFVSMIQSVDSLKLLHEINKHAEKTGRIIDCLLQIYIADEETKYGLGFDEAIELLRSDEFVTFNNVRIRGLMGIATNTDNEKQIKEEYYELKTFFDGIKQSYFRKIDTFDTLSMGMSSDYKLAIEQGSNMVRVGSTIFGSRVIKHWKNN, from the coding sequence ATGAGCATTGCAGATAATATCAAAAGCTTAAAAAAAGAAACGGGCCCGGGGGTAACTTTATTGGCGGTGTCGAAAACTAAACCTGCTGCCGACCTGCAGGAGGCCTATGATGCCGGCCAGCGCCTGTTTGGCGAAAACACCGTGCAGGAAATGGTGGAGAAATACGAACAGCTGCCGAAAGACATTCAATGGCACCTCATTGGACATTTACAAACCAACAAGGTTAAATATATTGCCCCTTTTGTGAGCATGATCCAATCTGTCGACAGTTTGAAACTGCTGCATGAGATTAATAAACATGCTGAAAAGACAGGCCGCATTATAGATTGTTTACTGCAGATATATATTGCCGATGAAGAAACCAAATACGGCCTGGGCTTTGATGAAGCTATTGAACTGCTGCGCTCAGATGAGTTTGTTACGTTTAATAACGTTCGTATCCGCGGATTGATGGGCATTGCCACCAATACCGATAACGAAAAGCAGATCAAAGAAGAATATTACGAACTGAAGACATTTTTTGATGGCATAAAACAAAGCTATTTCCGCAAGATAGATACTTTTGATACGCTGTCGATGGGCATGTCGTCTGATTATAAACTGGCTATTGAGCAGGGCAGTAACATGGTACGCGTAGGCAGCACTATTTTTGGCAGCCGGGTTATTAAGCACTGGAAAAATAACTAA
- a CDS encoding GNAT family N-acetyltransferase, with translation MSINIRIARREDCPRLMELVHELALFEKAPEEVTVSLQEFENAGFGPKPVWKAFVAEAEGQIIGFAVYYIRYSTWKGCRLYLEDLIITEQYRGKGVGKLLFNVLIAEAKELGFSGMVWQVLDWNEPAINFYKKYEANIEAGWLNASLSKEQLLNY, from the coding sequence ATGAGTATTAATATAAGAATTGCCCGACGCGAAGATTGCCCGCGCCTCATGGAGCTGGTACATGAACTGGCTCTTTTTGAAAAAGCACCCGAAGAAGTAACGGTGAGTTTGCAGGAGTTTGAGAATGCCGGCTTTGGCCCCAAACCCGTTTGGAAGGCTTTTGTTGCCGAAGCAGAAGGACAAATAATTGGCTTCGCGGTTTATTATATACGCTATTCTACCTGGAAAGGCTGCCGTTTATATTTGGAAGACCTGATCATTACCGAACAATATCGCGGCAAAGGTGTTGGTAAATTATTGTTCAATGTACTGATTGCCGAAGCCAAAGAATTAGGCTTTAGCGGTATGGTATGGCAGGTGCTCGATTGGAACGAGCCCGCCATCAATTTTTATAAAAAATACGAAGCCAATATCGAGGCCGGGTGGCTTAATGCCTCCTTGTCCAAAGAACAGCTTTTAAACTATTAA
- a CDS encoding DUF3298 and DUF4163 domain-containing protein — protein sequence MKTSYLFCFIIVSFALASCQWGVPSKQKDTTSVDTLSYTYKNIHERAADCGNKPDSACAVVTIKYPVFTGQKKLNDSIIHKLTGLFVMSSEEKPDSTIELMNKAFFKSYDDLKKTEPKLAMYYKLNSYAKVILQDSSLTTLEVGGDTYQGGAHGAAATFFINWDTKANKDLTLDDIFTAGYKDKLRVIAEGIFRKDEKLSPTASLANDYFFKDNKFALNDNFLISPVGLKFFYNSYEIKPYAGGTTTLIIPYPSIKSLLRPGSVVSKYIK from the coding sequence ATGAAAACCAGCTACCTGTTTTGTTTTATCATCGTTAGTTTCGCACTGGCGTCATGTCAGTGGGGTGTTCCGTCAAAGCAAAAGGATACCACCAGTGTCGACACGCTTTCTTATACCTATAAAAACATACATGAGCGGGCGGCAGACTGTGGCAATAAACCGGACAGCGCCTGTGCTGTGGTAACTATAAAATACCCGGTTTTTACAGGACAGAAAAAGCTTAACGACTCGATTATTCATAAGCTAACAGGTTTGTTTGTTATGTCAAGTGAAGAAAAACCCGATAGCACTATTGAGCTCATGAACAAAGCTTTCTTTAAATCATACGATGATCTGAAGAAAACGGAGCCCAAACTGGCCATGTATTACAAACTGAACAGCTATGCCAAGGTGATATTACAGGATTCAAGCTTAACAACCCTTGAAGTTGGTGGAGATACTTATCAGGGCGGCGCGCATGGTGCCGCGGCTACATTTTTCATCAACTGGGATACTAAAGCCAATAAAGACCTTACGCTGGATGACATTTTCACTGCCGGTTATAAAGATAAGCTAAGGGTTATTGCCGAAGGCATTTTCAGGAAGGACGAGAAATTGAGCCCTACTGCTTCGCTGGCTAACGATTATTTTTTTAAGGATAATAAATTCGCGCTGAATGATAATTTCCTGATCAGCCCTGTGGGATTAAAATTCTTTTATAATTCTTACGAGATCAAACCTTACGCGGGCGGTACAACAACCCTCATCATTCCCTATCCATCCATCAAATCATTATTACGACCGGGTTCGGTTGTGTCCAAATACATCAAATAA
- a CDS encoding aspartate kinase, protein MLVFKFGGASVKDAGGIINLASVVKKYTGEQLLIVVSAMGKTTNALENLTRAYVDQSDNMHLIYEGIKQYHFDILHELFEPKHPVFDEIANTFVEIDWMIEDEPQDDYDFIYDQIVSIGELVSTRIISAYLNKEGLKNQWLDVRGYIHTDNTYREGIVQWDKTCESITKDIPALLDKGIVVTQGFLGGTSENFTTTLGREGSDYTASIFASCLGAQSVTTWKDVPGILNADPKFFEDTVKFDELSYSEAIEMTYYGASVIHPKTIKPLQNAHIPLLVKPFTDPSAPGTVIKEDGINTFVKPVIILKQNQVLLSVSSKDYSFITEEHLSDIFGLFAQNQVKVNVMQTSALSFSVCFDFYEERFEKLLNSLQQDFKVKYNTGLTLITVRHHADGALKELTNGKTVLLEQVSRNTAQVVVK, encoded by the coding sequence ATGCTTGTTTTTAAATTCGGAGGCGCGTCTGTTAAAGATGCCGGTGGCATTATTAACCTGGCCAGCGTTGTTAAAAAATATACAGGAGAACAATTACTTATCGTGGTATCGGCCATGGGCAAAACCACCAACGCGCTGGAAAACCTCACCAGGGCCTATGTAGATCAGTCGGACAATATGCACCTCATATACGAGGGCATTAAACAATATCATTTTGACATTCTGCATGAACTGTTTGAACCTAAACATCCTGTATTTGACGAAATAGCCAACACTTTTGTGGAGATTGACTGGATGATTGAGGACGAGCCTCAGGATGATTACGATTTTATTTACGACCAGATCGTATCCATTGGCGAGCTGGTATCCACCCGAATCATCAGCGCTTATTTGAACAAGGAAGGCCTGAAAAACCAATGGCTGGATGTACGCGGCTATATCCATACCGATAATACTTACCGCGAAGGCATAGTGCAATGGGATAAAACCTGCGAGAGCATCACCAAAGATATCCCGGCTTTGCTGGATAAAGGCATCGTAGTAACCCAGGGCTTTTTGGGCGGCACATCTGAGAATTTCACTACTACACTTGGCCGGGAAGGATCTGATTATACTGCATCCATCTTTGCATCCTGTTTAGGTGCGCAATCGGTAACCACCTGGAAAGATGTACCCGGCATCCTGAACGCCGACCCTAAATTTTTTGAGGATACGGTAAAATTTGATGAACTCTCCTATTCCGAGGCCATCGAAATGACTTATTACGGTGCGAGTGTTATCCACCCCAAAACCATTAAACCGCTACAAAACGCGCATATCCCTTTACTGGTTAAACCCTTTACCGATCCATCGGCACCGGGAACGGTTATTAAAGAAGATGGCATAAATACATTTGTAAAACCGGTCATTATCCTCAAGCAAAACCAGGTATTGCTTTCGGTATCTTCCAAAGATTATTCTTTTATCACCGAAGAACACCTGAGCGATATTTTTGGTTTGTTTGCTCAAAACCAGGTCAAAGTAAATGTGATGCAAACGTCGGCCCTGAGCTTTTCTGTTTGTTTTGACTTTTATGAAGAACGTTTCGAAAAACTACTCAATAGCCTGCAACAGGATTTCAAAGTAAAATACAATACCGGCTTAACGCTCATTACCGTAAGACATCACGCCGACGGCGCATTGAAAGAGTTAACCAATGGTAAAACTGTTTTGTTGGAGCAAGTGAGCAGGAATACAGCGCAGGTGGTGGTAAAGTAA
- a CDS encoding YitT family protein, which yields MPPFSLKGLYLGMDAIKTVKDAITIGLGILSAGFGLKGFLLSSHFIDGGATGIAMLISDITLAPISILIFIINVPFLWLGYKKLGLQFAIKSTLAIGLLSVVVAVVQFPDVTHDKLLTAVFGGVFIGTGSGLAMRGGAVLDGTEIAAVLVSKKTQLLKVSDFILLLNVLIFSMAAFFLGVEPAMYSILTYMAAAKMIDFILNGIEQYSGITVISTHSEAIRKAITETLGRGVTIYQGKSGYGKDGHINDPRDIVFTVATRLEIPSLKQTILDIDPKAFIVQQSIDDTTGGLLKRKGLH from the coding sequence ATGCCTCCTTTTAGCCTCAAAGGGCTATATTTGGGGATGGACGCTATCAAGACAGTAAAGGATGCAATAACAATCGGACTTGGGATATTATCTGCCGGATTTGGCCTAAAAGGTTTTTTATTATCGAGCCACTTTATTGATGGTGGCGCTACCGGTATAGCCATGCTGATATCAGATATTACCCTGGCACCTATCTCTATCCTTATCTTTATTATCAACGTACCGTTCCTGTGGTTGGGTTATAAAAAGTTGGGCTTACAGTTTGCTATCAAAAGCACCCTCGCTATTGGTCTACTTTCGGTGGTTGTGGCTGTAGTTCAGTTTCCGGATGTTACACATGATAAATTATTGACCGCCGTATTTGGTGGTGTTTTTATAGGCACAGGCAGTGGTTTAGCCATGCGCGGCGGAGCCGTGCTGGACGGCACCGAGATTGCTGCCGTACTGGTGAGCAAAAAAACACAGCTGCTTAAAGTGAGCGACTTTATTTTGCTGCTCAATGTATTGATATTTAGCATGGCCGCTTTCTTTTTAGGTGTGGAACCTGCTATGTACTCCATACTCACCTATATGGCTGCAGCCAAAATGATCGACTTTATTTTGAACGGTATTGAGCAATACTCAGGCATCACCGTCATATCAACCCATAGCGAAGCCATCCGTAAGGCCATCACAGAAACCCTGGGTCGCGGGGTTACCATTTACCAGGGCAAAAGTGGTTATGGTAAAGATGGGCATATAAACGATCCACGGGATATTGTTTTCACCGTTGCCACCCGTCTGGAAATCCCTTCACTTAAACAAACCATCCTGGATATAGATCCAAAAGCTTTTATTGTACAGCAAAGTATTGATGATACCACCGGCGGCTTGCTCAAACGCAAAGGCCTGCATTAA
- a CDS encoding porin family protein: MKKTLITILVILGAYSATFAQQTKGDVELGIYAGFSYANVSGGGLVNADNKSGFNAGVAADFYFSNRWSLKTKLIFDQKGWGDGFFSVENSNNSNFKTDYRLNYITLPIMANWHFGKKRNWYLNFGPYVGYLAGAKATDISTDVKDYFHNTDFGIAAGIGTKIRLSDNIKLLLEYDEQAGFTDIFKSNPGSAIRNGRASLNVGFNFILK, translated from the coding sequence ATGAAAAAAACACTTATCACAATTCTTGTTATTCTGGGCGCTTATTCTGCAACATTCGCGCAACAAACAAAAGGTGATGTTGAATTGGGTATTTATGCCGGCTTCAGCTATGCCAATGTTAGTGGCGGTGGCTTGGTTAATGCCGATAATAAATCGGGATTTAATGCTGGTGTAGCTGCCGACTTTTACTTCTCGAACCGTTGGAGCTTGAAAACAAAACTAATTTTTGATCAAAAGGGCTGGGGCGATGGCTTTTTCTCTGTCGAAAATAGTAATAACAGTAATTTCAAAACAGACTACCGATTAAATTACATTACCCTGCCAATAATGGCCAATTGGCATTTTGGCAAAAAGCGTAACTGGTATTTGAATTTTGGCCCCTATGTGGGTTATCTGGCAGGCGCCAAAGCAACCGACATCAGTACAGATGTAAAAGATTATTTTCACAACACCGACTTTGGGATAGCAGCCGGAATTGGTACTAAGATCCGGCTATCAGACAACATAAAGCTTCTACTGGAATACGACGAGCAAGCAGGGTTTACCGATATTTTTAAATCAAACCCAGGTTCGGCAATCAGGAATGGCCGGGCAAGCTTAAATGTTGGCTTTAACTTTATATTGAAATAG
- a CDS encoding beta-ketoacyl-ACP synthase III, with protein sequence MKLKSSAVITGIGGYVPDSILSNSDLEKMVDTNSEWIVSRTGIKERRILTDKTLATSDMATWAIKNLLDSTKVSADEIDCVIIATSTPDHLLLSTASIVCDKVGMTNAWATDVNAACSGFLYAYTLGSSLVEGGRYKKVIVVGADQNSAIINYKDRNTCILFGDGAGAVLIEPTTDGSGLIDSVFKTEGKGREHLLVPGGGSKVPATAESVAANKHFIHQDGRVVFKAAINGMTETCKEVLQRNDLTIDDINWLIPHQANYRIIHAVGDHLGLPAERVKVNIDRYGNTTAATIPLCLWDFKNDFKYNDNVILTAFGAGFSWGATLLKWGKLR encoded by the coding sequence ATGAAGTTAAAGAGCAGCGCAGTTATTACGGGTATTGGTGGTTATGTTCCAGATAGTATCCTGAGTAACAGTGATTTAGAAAAAATGGTTGATACCAACAGCGAATGGATAGTATCAAGAACCGGGATAAAGGAAAGAAGAATTTTAACCGATAAAACGCTCGCTACTTCTGATATGGCCACCTGGGCCATCAAAAATTTATTAGATAGTACTAAAGTTTCTGCCGATGAGATTGACTGTGTGATCATCGCCACATCAACTCCCGATCATTTACTGCTTTCAACCGCCAGTATTGTTTGTGACAAGGTGGGCATGACCAATGCCTGGGCAACGGATGTGAACGCTGCCTGCAGCGGATTTTTATATGCATATACCCTCGGATCAAGCCTGGTTGAAGGCGGTCGTTACAAAAAGGTGATTGTGGTAGGTGCCGATCAAAACAGCGCTATTATCAATTATAAAGACAGAAATACCTGTATACTTTTTGGCGATGGTGCCGGAGCGGTTTTAATTGAACCGACTACCGATGGCTCCGGCTTAATTGACAGTGTTTTTAAAACCGAAGGCAAAGGCCGGGAGCATTTACTGGTACCGGGCGGGGGCTCAAAAGTTCCGGCAACGGCGGAGAGCGTTGCTGCCAACAAACATTTTATACACCAGGACGGTCGGGTGGTTTTTAAAGCCGCTATTAACGGTATGACAGAAACGTGTAAAGAGGTACTACAGCGTAACGATCTGACTATTGATGATATCAACTGGCTGATACCACACCAGGCCAATTACCGGATAATACATGCCGTTGGCGATCATTTAGGCTTACCCGCTGAACGCGTAAAGGTGAACATTGACAGGTACGGAAATACCACTGCTGCCACCATACCACTTTGCCTTTGGGATTTTAAAAACGACTTTAAATATAACGACAACGTGATACTAACCGCCTTTGGAGCTGGTTTTTCATGGGGTGCTACTCTCTTAAAATGGGGTAAGCTGAGATAA